The Silene latifolia isolate original U9 population chromosome Y, ASM4854445v1, whole genome shotgun sequence sequence CTAGtcttatgtttgctgatgatgtcaTGCTCTTGATGAAGGGGATGCCACCTCTATGATGTTGTTGTTACAGTCATTTTCTACATTTTCTAATGCATCTGGATTACAAGTTAGTGCCTCGAAATCTAATGCATACATCAGGAATGTACCTGAGCAACTTAAAGCTGAGATATTGCAGATATCAGGTTTCAGTGAAGGGAGCATCCCTTTTAAATATCTTGGTATGCCAATCCAAACTACAAGGCTCAGGAAGCAAGATTGTGAGTGTCTTGTGGATAAAATTTGTGCAAGGATACATGGGTATGGGGCAAGAAAGTTCTCTTATGCAGGTAGGTTAGTCATAGTCAAGAGTGTGCTTAATTCTTTACACTCTTACTGGGCATCTATGTTTGTTCTCCCTAAAGGAATCATCAAAAGGATTGAAGCAGTTTGTAGGAATTTCCTATGGGATAACTCAGCAGACTACAGGAGAGCTCCCCTAGTGGGATGGGACACAATTTGCAGACCTAAGGAGGAAGGTGGTTTGGGGATCAAAGACCAGGAAGTTTGGAATAAGGCAATGGTAGGAAGACTGGTGGACTGGGTTGCTACACAAAGAGACTCTATCTGGGTTAACTGGGTGCAAAGTAACTATCTTAAGGGACAGGCGTGGATGGAATACAAGCCTAGTTCGAACTCAAGTTGGGTATGGAGGAGAATATGCAAGGTTAAGGAAGAAATGAGGAATGGTTATGTTAATGGGGAGTGGAGTGTTCAACCAGGAGGATACTCTCCTGCTGGTTGTTATGACTGGTTCAGAGGTACAAGGCCAAGAGTTCAGTGGGATAAGGCAGTTTGGAATGGATGGACAATCCCTATACATCAATTTATGGGATGGATGGTTGCTCATAAGGCACTGAATACAGTAGAGAGGCTAGTCAGGTTTGGGGTGGTCATTGAGGAGAAATGCTACTTGTGTGGCATAGCTGATGAAACAATTGAGCACTTGTTCTGTGAGTGCATTTACAGTAGAAGAGTGGTGGTGGAGCTGAACAAGAACACTGCCTGGACTTTCCCTGTCAGGGATTTGGTTGAGTGGTGTAGTAGTAGAGCAGGCACGGGGCTTCAGAAGGGAGTACAAAATGCCATAGTGATGAGCTTGATGTACCACGTCTGGCAGCAGAGAAATAGAAGTAGGAATGAGATGAGTTTGCTTAGACCTGAAAGGGTGGCAGGTGCTATCTTGGAGAATATGAAATCAAGAGTTCGAACCCGGGAAAGAACAGTGTTGACTCTTGCAGAACGAGATTGGTTGACTAAAATGCATCTTATAGAATGATATCTCTTGTATGAACACCATaatgtaattattttttcatattaatatatttctcacatttcaccaaaaaaaaaaaacaggtaatcctcgccgccagtgggtgaccgcagccgatcccacctagtccagctcctcaacgagcgacaacaatccctgtcccttaatgtgcacatcccctcccgtggcgggttccacggagggcgaactagggtgtgaagccactcccgcaagtgactccaccacaatcacaatcacatgatatcacagccatctcaacaccctcacaccaacattgtcacaacaatctccatactccgatgatcaacagttaacaataatcacaacaaacatgtcttacaagaacagtaaactgagtaggaaaccctaccttagaaatcaacagtggGAAAGAACTTGaacactcagaaaggctcctctacgaagtcttctcctataacataatcatatcacacaattacacattgcacaacccccataatCCCAATTCCGTAAACATACAGTAAGCCCAACGAACACAAATAAcgtagaataaaacttaccaacagtaggatgaggattTGTACGCAAGGACTCCAAAGGTTTCACAAACAACAAGGctatggaatgattagggagtgattagggttaacgtagaaatgatgaagttgaaatgatgttttgaaaactgacgcgggatataaaataaatcttaaacactccctaatcaaaccatcaaaataatactcgccaaaccgaatactcggtcgagtaaagttatactcggccgagtatcctctactcggtcgagtattcactatactcggccgagtattcaccgtgacccaaaacaactcacaacaacaaagacactactcggtcgagtaggctctactcggtcgagtagtcgccaaagaaaatccgtagtgttacaatcttcctcccttaaaaagaatttcgtcccgaagttcacactctactataaaacaaagcacaacactacaccacaagactatactaaccacatataacaacaccaaggaactatacaagtcaccacaaaagtcattaccccgactcaaagcaaaacaacaaacaaaacaaaaaaacgaccgcgaccatctcctacccccctaaaaagacaacggttacgtccccgtaaccaaacatacctgatcaaaaaggttaggaaaacgttctcgcatagcttcctcgggttcccatgtggcttcctccacattatgattagaccaaaggaccttgagtaagaccgtctcaccattccgggtcttacgaaccttgcgatcaagaatctccttaggaatctcggcgtaggacaaggattcatcaagctcgatgttttccatttcaaggatatgcgacggatcgctcacatacttctgaagttgagatacatgaaaaacattgtgtactctatccaaagctggtggtaacgctaacctgtaggccacctcgccaacacggtccaaaatctcataaggacctataaacttttggcttagcttaccctttttcccaaacctcataacacctcgcataggtgacaattttaaaagaaccttgtcacctaccataaactcaatgtccttgcggtgcaagtcagcgtagctcttctgacgatcttgagctgctctcatcttttgccgaattaactggatctgctcaaccatatcttgaaccagctgtggccctaaaaccaccgtctcagaactatcatcccaacaaactggacttcggcatttccggccatacaaagctttaaaaggtgccatcccaatgcttgtatgataactgctattttatgaaaactcgatcagatcaagcctgtcatcccaactgcccccaaagtccataacacatgccctaagaatgtcttctaaggtcttgatggtccgttcaaTCTGAcaatcggttgccggatgaaaggctgtactcatctttaaagtcgtacccatcaactcttgcagttcttgccaaaacttggatatgaacctcacatcacgatcagaaacgatatctttaggtataccatgtaaccgaaccacatgcctcctgtaacccaatgccagctgcatcttagaccaagtatctttcattggaacgaaatgggctgacttggttaaccgatcaacaatcacccaaatcatgttgttaccttgttgtgacctaggtaaccccacaatgaagtccatggagatcgactcccacttccactcggtcTTGTCaaaagaccgaatcttaccttgtggtctcctttgttcacccttgaccttttgacaggtcaaacatctggccacaaactcagctacatctctctttatATTTGGCCagcaaaaagtcttcttaaggtctctataaagcttgtcaccacccgggtgaactgaatagggagtgcaatgagcctccgtcaagatcactctccgcaactctgcgtcctcaggaacacaccatctcccatcaaaacgaacactcccatctggatggatagaaaacctcgaagtcgttccactctctacctttgacttccactcctgaattttaggatcaagctcttgcttacttttgatgttctcataaaactctggctcgatcgtcaaatccccgatggtatccccctctcgaatcataaagatccccaaactagacatctcattcctcaacttcagcaaggacatagctgtacatagcgaatgaacgctcttcctactcaatgcatttgcaataacattagccttaccctcgtgatagatgatctccatatcataatctccaatcagctccatccaccgtctctgtcgcatgttaagctccttctgagtgtagatatactttagactcttatgatcagagaacaccttaaaagttgctccataaaggtagtgtctccaaatcttaagagcgaacacaactgcacccactctcggatcatgagtagggtagttctcctcatattgcttcagctgcctcgaagcataggctatgactttccctccctgcatcaaaacacaaccaagaccattctttgaagcgtcggtatatacctcaaagttctcacaaccctctggcaaggctaggataggagctgtggtcaagcgttcctttaaggtctgaaacgccgcctcataactctcatcccaaacaaatctgacttccttcctcattaaggatgtcataggccgcactatggtagagaaatctttcacaaatctcctgtagtagccggcaaggcctaagaaactccgaatctcagcaacattcttcggcgattcccacttggtaacggcctcaatcttactaggatccacggatacccccttcttagatattacatggcccagaaaagccacttcctctaaccagaactcacacttggatagcttgacataaagctgattatctctcaaagtctgcagaactatcctcaagtgctcctcatgctcttccttagtcttagaatagactaagatatcgtcgatgaaaacaaccacaaacctatccaaaaacggtgtaaagatccgattcatcaaatccataaaagctgctggcgcattggtcaacccaaaaggtatcaccacatactcgtaatgaccatatcgagatcggaacgctgttttaggaatatcctcatctgctatcctcaactggtgataccccgacctcagatcaatcttggaaaacacacctgctccacttaactgatcaaacaagtcatcaatcctcggcaacggatacttgttcttcacagtgacccgattgagctctctgtaatcaatgcacagtctcatactcccatctttcttctttacaaaaagaactggagctccccacggtgacacactaggcctgatgtaacccttgcctagcaactcatatatctgctttttcaactccgccaactctttaggtgccatacgataaggtgctttagatataggacccgttcccggcttaagctccacgctgaaatcaacatccctcttgggaggcaaactcggcatctcctcaggaaaaacatcttcgaactctctcaccacagatatctcagaagctgtcggtgactctactcggtgatctctcacatgacaaataatcaagggacacttcttccttcaacatgactttaaagtcatcacagctatgaacctacacttaggatttaccacaaaccctctataggacaccctaacacccttgggaccctttaaggacaccctcttttgctgacaatctatcctggcatcatacttacccagccaatccatcccgacaatcaccacgaacccatccataggaaactctaacaggtctactggtaaatctacccctccaactaccatggatactcccatatacagcttgagacacgacacagactcccctgaaggtatgaatacatcatcttttacaaccttaaacttccccaaacccatagacacaacatgactcttagacacaaaggaatgtgtagccccggaatcaaacaaaacaaaggacggtacattatgaacaagaaaggtactagtaactacatgagcatcatcctttgcttcctgcttgtccatcatgaagagctttccactttGTTTTTTCCTCCACCtcgaatcaagcattggaggtacttggcttggctgccgaatcccGAGTGGTCTTTGTTGTTCAGCGCCGATAAGATCCCCACCACCatcggttgtaaccgccctggttgccctgtccacctctgttgccccatgaacctcccggtcggttactagtaAAACTCGAGTCGGCCCTTGAGAAAAATTCCCGACCGAGCTctgaaccattgccgggcttgtagctcgtgcattcccgtcttttgtggcctatcccaccacagttgaagcatgtaaggttagagttgtcactcacactccgacctccattctttccccagccacgagatcctcccgaaaaaccagctcccccagaaaaagccttagcatggctaaagttccctttcttgttggccgaCTGACTATTGTTTTCaccatcagccttcctcttttcagcagcagtcctctaatcgatctctcttgagagatctaccattctctcagcttgacccgctctcgagatacacttccttgaggtcgtagcaaccccactggcatacgactcactatcttagcagataaacccctctcaaaacggagagccaaacctctctgtccctAGCCGCATGTCTTctacataacgagatagctccaaaaccgatgatagtagtcgGTGGCCGTCATCTCCTCAGACATTGTGAAGGAATCAAattcggatctcatcttgtgtcggatatgctcctaAGGCACAAATCGctctctctcatagcactcttcaacccagaccaaggaatagctccttccgcctggtaaaaagctctagcatcttccttgacattttgccaccaaactgcagtctcacctcttagg is a genomic window containing:
- the LOC141632572 gene encoding uncharacterized protein LOC141632572, encoding MWGGSEKFIPLVRENWDAGFTGTPMFRLVKNLKGMKAVLKELNKECFSDIENAAAILQKKVEGLQEGINRDPTNVQKITEEYEASIQLQELAKARESFLVQKSKHNWIKDGDANTSYFHGLLKRRRNMNKVAMIEDVNGKVCETQEQIQTAFIDYYQSILGSSKETKKIHRRIIAQGHVCTADHWHMLRKPVTGEEIKEALFSIPDIKSPGPDGYTRDATSMMLLLQSFSTFSNASGLQVSASKSNAYIRNVPEQLKAEILQISGFSEGSIPFKYLGMPIQTTRLRKQDCECLVDKICARIHGYGARKFSYAGRLVIVKSVLNSLHSYWASMFVLPKGIIKRIEAVCRNFLWDNSADYRRAPLVGWDTICRPKEEGGLGIKDQEVWNKAMVGRLVDWVATQRDSIWVNWVQSNYLKGQAWMEYKPSSNSSWVWRRICKVKEEMRNGYVNGEWSVQPGGYSPAGCYDWFRGTRPRVQWDKAVWNGWTIPIHQFMGWMVAHKALNTVERLVRFGVVIEEKCYLCGIADETIEHLFCECIYSRRVVVELNKNTAWTFPVRDLVEWCSSRAGTGLQKGVQNAIVMSLMYHVWQQRNRSRNEMSLLRPERVAGAILENMKSRVRTRERTVLTLAERDWLTKMHLIE